From Mucilaginibacter gotjawali:
AAACAAAGGCAACAGCAGAAAGATCATTTTCCCGGCAGGGAAGTGGAAATATTCCAATGGGAAAGTATTTGAAGGGCCGGCAACAAAAACCCTCGGGGTAGCGTTGGATCAAATCCCCGTTTTCGAAAAAATACAGTGATCATTTACCGCTGTATATAACCCTCCTACCCACAGTGTTATAAATCGTTCAACACCATGGCATCGAAGTTTTTTCAGCAATTGTAAACGCATTGTCCCCGCTGAACTGACTAAAGGATATTTTTTCGTTAATTTGTGTGTGATATCCATCATCTTGTAGTAATGAAAAAAAAACTTGTTCCATCGAATTTGCCCGTACGAATTAAAGATATAGCACTAAAAGCAAACGTGTCAACAGGTACAGTAGATAGGGTTATCCATAACCGTGGCCGGGTAGCAGACGATGTAAAAGAGCGTGTATTAAAAATAGTTAAAGAACTTAACTACGAGCCGAATATGATGGCCCGTATGCTCGGTTCTAAAAGACAGTATTACTTTGCCGCACTCCTCCCCGATCATCACTATGATAATTTTTGGCTTGCACCTAAATTGGGGATCGAAAAAGCTGAACAGGACTTAAAGCAGTATGGTGTAACGGTTGAACAATTTGTTTTTGACCCCCAGGACGTAAACTCCTACGTTGCCAAAGCCAATGAGATAACCCAAAAAATGCCTGACGGGATTTTGCTTTCACCCATATATTATAAGGAAACGTTAATGTTTTTTGAAAAGTGGAAAGAACAAGCAATTCCTTTCGTCCTGTTTAATACCCAGATAGCGGATTATGACCCTTTAAGTTACATAGGGCAGGATTCATACCAAAGTGGCCAGGTGGCCGCAAAATTAGTGCATTACGGACAGCCCTCCCCTTGCTCTATCTTAATAGCCCATATTGATGAAGAATTAAGTAATGCGCAGCACCTGGTGAAAAAGGAACAGGGCTTTAAGAATTATTTTGTACAAAACAACCTGGAGCATCAGTATAATATTTTAAGAGTTGAACTTAAAAGATCCAGCCAATCCAGCTTTATAAAAAAGTTGGACGAGATTTTTGAGAAAACCATTGATCTTAAACAAATATTTGTAACCACCTCGCAGGCATATGACGTAGCGAAATATTTGGAACAAAAGTATATTACACACATCAAGCTTATAGGTTACGACTTGATTCCACCAAATTTACACTACCTGGAGAAAGGTAATATCAGTTTTCTGATTAACCAAAACCCAAAAGGGCAAGGTTATTGGGGTATTTACCAGCTGGCAGAACACCTGGTTTTCAAAAAAGAAGTACCTATACTTAAATACCTTCCTTTAGATATTGTAACCAAAGAAAATCTGAATTATTTTTTGGATGAGAAGGACCCGTTTATTGCTAATTTCTAAGCATAAGGGTTTATTTGTTAATTAAAACATCTTAGGCGGCACTTTATTTTTGCCGTTATAATTACAAAATGAAGTATCTCCGTGTTCCCTTTGTTTCAACAATTACAGCCGCTACTGCAATTACAGATGTCTCTTTTTTTTTAAACGGAGCAACAAGACATAGCATTGACAACTTATTGTGGAGTAATAGTGGCTATAAACCAAATGTTTCGTTTGCTATTGCATATACAAGCGAAAGCATTTTATTGAAATACTTTGTAACTGAAAAATATACCACAGCAGTATATCACGAAATTAATGATCCTGTTTTTGAAGATACCTGTGTTGAATTTTTTATTGCCTTTGGTGATGATAAGAATTACTATAATTTAGAATTTAACCGGCTGGGCACCCCCCTTGTCGGTTACGGCCCGGGCAAGCAGGATCGAACCCTCCTGCAAAATGCCTCTATTTCTCAAATAAAAAGTCTGGGTAAAATGGC
This genomic window contains:
- a CDS encoding substrate-binding domain-containing protein → MKKKLVPSNLPVRIKDIALKANVSTGTVDRVIHNRGRVADDVKERVLKIVKELNYEPNMMARMLGSKRQYYFAALLPDHHYDNFWLAPKLGIEKAEQDLKQYGVTVEQFVFDPQDVNSYVAKANEITQKMPDGILLSPIYYKETLMFFEKWKEQAIPFVLFNTQIADYDPLSYIGQDSYQSGQVAAKLVHYGQPSPCSILIAHIDEELSNAQHLVKKEQGFKNYFVQNNLEHQYNILRVELKRSSQSSFIKKLDEIFEKTIDLKQIFVTTSQAYDVAKYLEQKYITHIKLIGYDLIPPNLHYLEKGNISFLINQNPKGQGYWGIYQLAEHLVFKKEVPILKYLPLDIVTKENLNYFLDEKDPFIANF
- a CDS encoding carbohydrate-binding family 9-like protein, coding for MKYLRVPFVSTITAATAITDVSFFLNGATRHSIDNLLWSNSGYKPNVSFAIAYTSESILLKYFVTEKYTTAVYHEINDPVFEDTCVEFFIAFGDDKNYYNLEFNRLGTPLVGYGPGKQDRTLLQNASISQIKSLGKMASEPDAEGHIEWELALCIPLSLFVHHHINPLTDSIGRVNFFKCGDNLPEPHFLSWSSVDSPLPDFHLPEFFGTIQFI